A single window of Sporosarcina sp. FSL W7-1349 DNA harbors:
- a CDS encoding FusB/FusC family EF-G-binding protein, which yields MEPFIQSAQFNFIKFQIKNLVYGHASAKDAGVIRALESLTVEKVIGLFGELMDEQRQVLEPISEIREPLEADQYLIQLKRYVLPFPSVEEKEIRKLFSKVKKLTIPVLDKLDLQEISYLGWNDTGSNKKYIVVPQDGKLIGIQGTFQRSTKKGICAICNGHEEVGMFTAGTRRSGQDTYTKRGNYICVDSMACNENLTDLTKLHDFIQLLQK from the coding sequence ATGGAACCTTTTATTCAAAGTGCTCAGTTTAATTTCATCAAGTTTCAAATTAAAAATTTAGTGTATGGACATGCCTCGGCGAAGGACGCGGGGGTGATCCGTGCTTTGGAATCTTTGACGGTGGAAAAGGTTATCGGGCTGTTCGGCGAATTGATGGATGAACAGAGGCAAGTGCTGGAGCCGATTTCAGAAATTCGGGAACCGTTAGAGGCGGACCAATATTTGATTCAACTGAAACGGTATGTACTCCCTTTTCCGTCCGTGGAGGAGAAGGAAATCCGTAAATTGTTTTCGAAAGTGAAAAAATTGACGATCCCAGTTTTGGACAAGTTGGACCTCCAGGAAATTTCCTACCTCGGCTGGAACGACACCGGTTCGAATAAAAAATATATCGTCGTCCCCCAAGATGGGAAACTGATTGGAATCCAAGGGACTTTTCAACGTTCCACTAAAAAAGGGATTTGTGCTATCTGCAATGGACATGAGGAAGTCGGCATGTTCACGGCGGGGACAAGAAGGTCGGGGCAAGACACGTACACAAAAAGAGGGAATTATATTTGCGTTGATAGTATGGCTTGCAACGAGAACTTGACCGATTTGACGAAGCTTCATGATTTCATCCAATTGCTGCAGAAGTGA
- a CDS encoding YitT family protein has product MFFLQKAIRIILGSVLVAVGINYFLLPFNLLEGGALGISLIFHYLYDIKVGLTFLLISLPIFFLAWMYYRPFFYNGIHGMLLSSVIIDMFYPLREWGAAHAVSPLLSAAGGGILIGIGVGFMLRSDISIGGTDLLAQMIARKLKINSGVMIFCFDILVVTVGSLVLQSASILLSVTTVLSVGVTASLLVAAPSFRRERLHYRNH; this is encoded by the coding sequence GTGTTTTTCTTACAGAAAGCGATCCGGATTATATTGGGCAGTGTCTTGGTGGCGGTCGGCATCAATTACTTTCTGTTGCCATTCAATTTGCTGGAAGGCGGTGCACTGGGCATCAGCCTTATTTTCCATTACCTCTATGACATTAAAGTCGGCCTGACTTTTTTGCTCATCAGTCTACCGATTTTTTTCCTGGCTTGGATGTACTACCGTCCCTTTTTTTACAATGGCATTCATGGGATGTTGCTGTCGTCGGTTATCATCGATATGTTCTATCCGCTTCGTGAATGGGGCGCAGCTCATGCCGTATCTCCTTTATTAAGCGCTGCGGGTGGGGGGATTTTGATCGGAATCGGTGTTGGTTTCATGCTTCGTTCGGATATTAGTATCGGCGGGACGGATCTGCTTGCCCAGATGATTGCCAGAAAGTTGAAGATCAATTCGGGCGTGATGATTTTCTGTTTTGATATCTTGGTCGTCACTGTCGGAAGCCTTGTCCTCCAATCCGCCTCCATCCTGCTGTCAGTGACAACAGTGCTATCGGTTGGTGTGACAGCGAGTTTATTAGTAGCGGCGCCTTCCTTTCGACGGGAAAGGCTCCATTATCGGAATCATTAA
- a CDS encoding MFS transporter, whose amino-acid sequence MTTTTESNKLGNPVYPIMFAIGGVHLLNDSLQSVIPAMFPVLEEARGLTFKQLGFISFALNMVASVLQPVVGYYSDRKPRPYALPIGMTFSLVGIGALAFAPEYWMILLSVIFLGFGSAVFHPEGSRVSFMAAGSKRGLSQSIYQVGGNSGQALAPLISAFILVPLGQKGAALFMVVAAVAIFILSKISAWYKQQLEQEKLNNRKKVLLSSMANLTKKQVGIALTLLLMVIFVRSFYVTNITNFYIFHLMREYGLAIDKGQLIIFLFLALGAVGTFFGGPMADRIGRKNVIVLSIAAPIPLTLLLPYAPLWAVIILLIAIGFFIMLSFSVTVVYAQELVPSKIGMMAGLTVGLAFGMGAIGAVVIGILMDEIGIYMTMIIISFLPILGLVGLALPRDGKITAANG is encoded by the coding sequence ATGACAACAACTACAGAAAGCAATAAGCTCGGAAACCCCGTCTATCCGATCATGTTTGCGATCGGCGGTGTCCATCTGCTCAATGATTCGCTCCAATCTGTCATTCCCGCAATGTTCCCGGTTTTGGAGGAAGCAAGAGGCTTGACGTTCAAACAGCTCGGGTTCATTTCCTTTGCGCTGAATATGGTGGCTTCTGTTTTACAGCCGGTCGTCGGCTATTACAGTGACCGGAAACCGCGTCCGTACGCGTTGCCGATCGGGATGACATTCTCCTTGGTTGGAATCGGGGCGCTGGCTTTCGCCCCCGAATATTGGATGATTCTATTGTCGGTTATCTTCCTCGGATTCGGATCCGCTGTCTTTCATCCAGAAGGCTCCCGGGTTTCCTTCATGGCGGCGGGATCGAAGCGCGGACTTTCCCAATCGATTTATCAGGTTGGTGGAAATTCCGGACAGGCATTGGCGCCTTTGATCAGTGCCTTCATCCTTGTGCCGCTCGGGCAAAAAGGGGCGGCCTTGTTCATGGTAGTGGCGGCAGTCGCCATTTTCATTCTGTCGAAAATTTCAGCCTGGTATAAGCAGCAATTGGAACAGGAGAAGTTGAATAATCGCAAGAAGGTCCTTTTATCGTCCATGGCTAACTTGACGAAAAAGCAAGTCGGCATTGCATTGACCTTGCTGTTGATGGTCATTTTTGTTCGTTCCTTTTATGTAACGAATATCACGAACTTTTACATATTCCATTTGATGAGAGAATACGGGCTCGCCATCGACAAGGGACAACTGATTATCTTCCTGTTTTTGGCACTTGGCGCGGTCGGAACCTTTTTCGGCGGCCCGATGGCGGATCGGATCGGACGCAAGAACGTCATTGTCCTGTCCATTGCCGCTCCGATTCCACTGACCCTATTATTGCCCTATGCTCCGTTATGGGCAGTCATCATCCTGCTCATTGCCATTGGATTCTTTATCATGCTCAGCTTCTCGGTCACGGTTGTCTATGCACAAGAACTCGTACCGAGTAAAATCGGAATGATGGCCGGTTTGACCGTTGGATTAGCGTTCGGCATGGGGGCAATCGGCGCAGTCGTCATCGGAATTTTAATGGATGAAATCGGCATCTATATGACGATGATCATTATCTCCTTTCTACCGATTCTCGGACTCGTCGGTCTCGCCTTACCACGGGACGGCAAAATTACAGCAGCAAACGGGTAA
- a CDS encoding MarR family winged helix-turn-helix transcriptional regulator codes for MNPLIHELFQNTRLISRELNQALKAHDLFAAQWSVLFCVDQHGEMSLTQIWKYLNVEAPTITRTVNRLEELGWLTTHPGKDKREKIVRLSEMAESKIPAVKESVIEFEQSVLKGMSIEEQTVLAQLLRKMTKGS; via the coding sequence ATGAATCCACTTATTCACGAACTGTTTCAAAATACTCGCCTGATCAGCAGGGAATTGAACCAAGCGTTAAAAGCCCATGACTTATTTGCGGCACAATGGTCCGTCTTATTCTGTGTTGACCAACATGGAGAGATGAGTTTGACGCAAATTTGGAAATACTTAAATGTGGAAGCGCCGACCATCACCCGGACCGTGAATCGACTGGAAGAACTCGGATGGCTGACGACGCATCCCGGAAAAGATAAACGCGAGAAGATTGTGCGATTATCCGAAATGGCTGAATCTAAGATTCCAGCTGTCAAAGAATCCGTCATTGAATTTGAACAAAGTGTTTTAAAAGGTATGTCCATAGAAGAACAGACAGTTTTAGCGCAATTGCTTAGAAAAATGACGAAAGGAAGTTGA
- a CDS encoding MFS transporter, protein MSNKEPIWTKPFISLFATNLSIFIVFYGLVTVLPLYAKEQLSRTDEEAGLLMTIFMISAILVRPFTGKILDIVGKRKMLGIGLIFYVVCTFLYYFIFPFEGLLVIRFVQGVWFSIVSTATISLAADYVPESRRGAGLGYFSMSLNLAVVIGPFIALTIIQSFSFDIFFILLSVLMAIGALASLTLPPEPVQHRPSGKFTITINDLFEKKALPVAIFGCVIAFSYASVLSYLSIFAQQQGLLDYASIFFVVYAAVMLISRPYTGRLFDEKGPAYVIIPGLIFFIIGFFLLADVHSVFVFLLAGAFIGFGYGSILPSMQTLAVQSTDASRSGYATATFYTLFDSGIAVGSYVLGLIAVYTGYQTVYVLSAGIVIMALLGYLALGKKKKAFR, encoded by the coding sequence TTGAGTAATAAAGAACCGATATGGACCAAACCTTTTATTAGTTTATTTGCCACTAACTTATCCATATTTATCGTATTTTATGGATTGGTTACCGTATTGCCGTTGTATGCAAAGGAACAACTGAGCCGTACAGATGAAGAGGCCGGTTTATTGATGACCATTTTCATGATCTCGGCAATCCTTGTCCGCCCGTTCACCGGAAAAATCCTGGATATCGTCGGGAAACGGAAGATGTTGGGGATCGGCCTCATTTTTTACGTAGTGTGTACATTCCTTTATTATTTCATCTTTCCGTTTGAGGGATTGCTGGTCATCCGTTTTGTGCAAGGTGTCTGGTTTAGTATCGTGTCGACGGCGACCATCTCATTAGCGGCGGATTATGTGCCGGAGAGTCGGCGGGGCGCCGGGCTTGGGTATTTTTCCATGTCCTTGAATCTGGCAGTTGTCATCGGTCCGTTTATCGCGTTGACCATTATTCAGTCTTTTTCCTTTGACATATTCTTCATTCTCCTCAGTGTGCTCATGGCGATTGGCGCCTTGGCTTCCCTTACATTACCTCCTGAACCGGTCCAGCACCGGCCATCTGGTAAATTTACAATCACTATTAATGATTTGTTTGAGAAAAAAGCTTTGCCTGTTGCCATTTTTGGCTGTGTCATCGCTTTTTCCTATGCAAGTGTTCTGTCCTATCTTTCGATTTTCGCGCAGCAACAAGGATTGCTTGATTATGCAAGCATCTTTTTTGTCGTGTATGCGGCTGTGATGTTAATCAGCAGACCTTATACAGGAAGGCTTTTTGATGAAAAAGGACCAGCTTATGTCATCATCCCAGGTCTCATCTTCTTCATTATCGGCTTCTTCCTGCTTGCGGATGTGCATTCGGTCTTTGTCTTTTTGTTAGCGGGCGCATTCATCGGCTTTGGGTATGGATCTATTTTGCCGAGCATGCAGACTCTGGCGGTCCAATCCACAGATGCTTCACGAAGCGGTTATGCCACGGCCACTTTCTATACCTTATTTGATTCGGGGATTGCGGTAGGTTCCTATGTGCTCGGTTTGATCGCCGTCTATACGGGGTACCAGACCGTCTATGTTTTATCTGCCGGAATCGTAATAATGGCACTACTTGGCTATTTGGCACTCGGAAAGAAAAAGAAGGCTTTTCGATAA
- a CDS encoding protein-tyrosine phosphatase family protein, translating to MESPNYRQLIDDRIFIGGIHAIDELLENEKIDVIYDLRAEVKGPLSTEISVHQPIVDDVERQDGSIQEAVQKVIDDYESGKNVYFHCNTGRGRGGTIAAAVLLQLGLADSVMDAEQKVMSISPDVNIRQPFKEALIRIYEKE from the coding sequence ATGGAATCTCCGAATTACCGCCAATTGATCGATGATCGGATTTTCATCGGCGGCATCCATGCAATCGATGAGCTGCTCGAAAATGAGAAAATTGACGTGATTTATGATTTACGGGCAGAAGTGAAAGGGCCTTTATCAACCGAAATCAGCGTCCATCAACCAATTGTCGATGACGTGGAACGACAGGACGGGTCTATCCAGGAAGCTGTCCAAAAAGTGATTGATGATTACGAGTCGGGGAAAAACGTCTACTTTCATTGCAATACAGGACGGGGCCGTGGCGGGACGATAGCTGCAGCCGTCTTACTCCAACTCGGACTTGCCGATTCCGTAATGGATGCGGAACAAAAGGTGATGTCCATATCACCGGACGTAAATATCAGGCAGCCTTTCAAGGAAGCTCTGATCCGCATCTATGAAAAGGAATAG
- a CDS encoding SOS response-associated peptidase, giving the protein MCGRFTLFAPYYEIVKRFDIESAFEESDYVPSYNIAPSQQVVAILNDGEKNRLGHLKWGLVPSWAKEEKIGYKMINARAETVAEKPSYRNAFKKRRCILPADSFYEWQRKDGDKIPMRIKLKGDGLFAIAGLWEAWRKPDGSMLYTCTAITTKPNGLMEPIHDRMPVILRKEDEAAWLDPKNEDIHFLGNMLKPFDEEQMEAYIVSSNVNSPKNNEESLIIPIC; this is encoded by the coding sequence ATGTGTGGGCGATTCACATTATTTGCTCCGTATTATGAAATAGTAAAACGTTTTGATATTGAATCTGCGTTTGAAGAAAGCGATTATGTACCTAGTTATAATATCGCTCCATCCCAACAGGTCGTCGCCATCCTAAATGACGGTGAAAAGAACCGGCTTGGCCATCTGAAATGGGGGCTGGTTCCGTCCTGGGCAAAAGAAGAAAAAATCGGTTATAAGATGATCAACGCCCGGGCAGAAACCGTCGCAGAAAAACCGAGTTATCGGAATGCGTTCAAGAAAAGAAGATGCATTCTTCCGGCGGATTCCTTTTATGAATGGCAACGGAAAGATGGTGATAAAATCCCGATGCGCATCAAGTTGAAAGGTGACGGCCTCTTTGCAATCGCCGGCCTTTGGGAGGCATGGAGAAAGCCCGATGGCAGCATGCTCTATACATGTACAGCGATTACGACTAAGCCGAATGGGTTGATGGAGCCGATCCATGATCGAATGCCTGTCATTTTACGGAAGGAAGATGAAGCAGCGTGGCTTGATCCAAAGAATGAGGATATTCATTTCCTGGGAAATATGTTGAAACCATTTGATGAGGAACAAATGGAGGCGTATATCGTATCTTCGAATGTGAACTCGCCAAAAAACAATGAGGAATCATTGATTATTCCAATATGTTGA
- a CDS encoding NAD-dependent deacylase, whose translation MLADLMKKSNYIIVYSGAGMSTESGLPDFRSAKTGLWENEDPAQVASTEAMNKDVERFFEFYRKRVLGVKDCQPHIGHELLAKWEREGIIQGIITQNVDGFHSVAGSENVMELHGTLQKVHCQTCGREYENTRYEEQAYYCECGGKLRPSVVLFGEMLPEETFMKATRESEQADLFIVLGSSLIVTPANQFPLIAKETGAKLVIINLEPTLFDGYADLVINDRKIGEVLEEADQQL comes from the coding sequence TTGTTAGCTGATTTGATGAAAAAATCTAATTATATTATTGTTTATTCTGGTGCAGGTATGTCCACGGAGAGCGGACTGCCCGATTTTCGATCTGCTAAAACAGGGCTATGGGAGAATGAAGATCCCGCGCAGGTGGCCAGCACGGAAGCGATGAACAAGGACGTGGAACGTTTTTTTGAATTTTACAGGAAGCGTGTATTGGGAGTGAAAGACTGCCAGCCTCATATTGGGCATGAGCTGCTCGCGAAATGGGAGAGGGAAGGCATTATCCAAGGCATCATCACGCAAAATGTCGATGGCTTTCATTCGGTCGCCGGATCGGAAAATGTGATGGAACTGCACGGCACTCTACAAAAGGTTCATTGCCAAACTTGCGGCAGGGAGTACGAGAATACACGGTATGAGGAGCAAGCTTATTATTGCGAATGCGGAGGAAAACTTCGACCTTCCGTCGTACTATTCGGCGAAATGTTGCCGGAGGAGACCTTTATGAAAGCGACTAGGGAAAGTGAACAAGCCGATTTGTTCATCGTCCTAGGCTCATCGCTGATCGTCACTCCCGCCAACCAATTCCCGCTAATTGCGAAAGAGACAGGAGCCAAGCTTGTCATCATCAATTTAGAGCCTACCTTATTCGACGGCTATGCGGATCTGGTCATCAATGACCGGAAAATCGGGGAAGTGCTGGAGGAAGCCGATCAACAGTTATGA
- a CDS encoding DUF3298 and DUF4163 domain-containing protein, which produces MEFPVSIVTRKLPNVSPKVNVYYPVIVHLENSEVQSKMNHAIIELLNQILIDLDYYDKNLVELLASYEVKTNERGILSLNLIVYSFTGGAHGMTVVRSLTFDTKTGKQYTLKELFKQDSPYVETLSSIIRKQMQRWNVDLLDPPFKEIRPDQDFYLADTSIVIYFQLYEITPYYWGFPYFPIPIKDLETIIQPEGPLDRLMSFT; this is translated from the coding sequence ATGGAATTTCCTGTTTCAATTGTTACCCGGAAACTGCCGAATGTTTCACCCAAAGTGAATGTCTATTATCCTGTTATCGTCCATTTAGAAAACAGTGAAGTACAAAGTAAAATGAACCATGCCATCATTGAGCTATTGAATCAAATCTTAATAGACCTAGATTATTACGATAAAAACTTGGTGGAATTGCTGGCCAGTTATGAGGTAAAGACGAATGAACGCGGCATTCTTAGCTTGAACCTGATTGTCTACTCGTTTACAGGCGGAGCGCACGGAATGACGGTCGTCCGTTCCTTGACCTTCGACACGAAAACCGGCAAGCAATATACATTGAAGGAGTTATTTAAACAAGACAGCCCTTATGTAGAAACTTTGTCTTCGATCATTAGGAAGCAGATGCAACGCTGGAATGTCGATTTGTTGGACCCTCCATTTAAGGAGATTCGGCCGGACCAGGATTTCTATCTGGCGGACACCTCCATCGTCATCTACTTCCAATTATATGAAATCACCCCGTATTATTGGGGGTTTCCTTACTTCCCAATTCCCATCAAAGACTTGGAAACCATTATTCAGCCGGAGGGTCCACTCGATCGGTTGATGTCCTTTACGTGA
- a CDS encoding SAM hydrolase/SAM-dependent halogenase family protein, producing MNNGLLVFQSDFGKGDGAVSAMHGVANSVKPGIPIFEITHQIPQYNIWEASYRLLQTVGYWPSDTVFVSIVDPGVGSDRRGVVAKTANGHTIITPDNGTLTHLKRFVGITDVRIIDETKNRLPKSGESHTFHGRDIFAYTGARLAAGLIGFEDVGNAADPATLIELPLKNSTIQDEVITGIVDIIDRPFGNLWTNISRLQFNDIAGPYGSSYEVSITTDGRTIYNNILKFGRSFADSHIGEPLLYINSLDNLGIAINQGSFADAYRVGTGTNWEVIIRTAPKVVYD from the coding sequence ATGAACAATGGTTTATTGGTATTTCAATCGGATTTCGGAAAAGGGGATGGCGCGGTCAGTGCCATGCATGGAGTCGCCAATTCGGTGAAGCCGGGCATTCCGATTTTCGAAATCACTCACCAGATTCCCCAATATAATATTTGGGAAGCATCCTACCGTTTATTGCAAACTGTCGGATATTGGCCGAGTGACACAGTCTTCGTTTCCATTGTCGATCCGGGGGTCGGCTCGGATCGGCGGGGAGTCGTCGCAAAGACGGCAAATGGGCATACGATTATCACACCGGATAACGGTACGCTCACCCATTTAAAACGATTTGTCGGCATCACGGATGTCCGGATCATCGATGAAACGAAAAACCGCCTTCCGAAATCAGGCGAATCTCATACATTCCATGGACGCGATATTTTCGCCTATACGGGTGCCCGTTTGGCGGCCGGACTCATTGGTTTTGAGGATGTCGGTAATGCTGCAGACCCGGCGACCTTGATCGAACTTCCTTTGAAAAACTCTACAATTCAAGACGAGGTGATCACCGGGATTGTTGACATCATCGACCGGCCATTCGGCAACTTGTGGACGAATATTAGCCGACTTCAATTCAATGACATTGCCGGCCCGTATGGAAGTTCCTATGAAGTTTCCATTACGACGGACGGGCGGACGATCTACAATAACATTTTGAAATTCGGCCGTTCCTTTGCCGACTCCCATATCGGCGAACCGCTTCTTTATATCAATTCCCTTGATAATTTGGGCATCGCCATTAACCAAGGTTCATTTGCAGACGCCTACCGTGTCGGCACCGGCACGAACTGGGAAGTGATTATCCGGACAGCACCGAAAGTGGTGTATGATTGA
- a CDS encoding metal ABC transporter ATP-binding protein: MIDSVTVNNLSVSYYGNQVVKDVSFSFPSSSLIGVLGPNGAGKSTLMKAMLGLIRKDSGSVLIGSRPIKDFRKKIAYVPQRSNIDWNFPIIVKDTVLLGTYPNVGLLHRPKKSDKEWAMECLRRVGMEDFAERQIGELSGGQQQRVFLARALAQKADYFFLDEPFVGIDVSSEEVIINILKSLKAEGKIVFVVHHDLSKVRYYFNELVLINKELIDAGPVNQVFQPNKMSKAYQRSFSMLGDLEVTV; this comes from the coding sequence ATGATCGACTCTGTGACAGTGAATAATCTCAGCGTATCCTATTATGGAAACCAAGTGGTGAAGGATGTCTCTTTTTCTTTCCCATCGTCCAGCCTGATCGGAGTCCTCGGACCAAACGGGGCGGGCAAATCGACATTAATGAAAGCGATGCTTGGATTGATACGAAAGGATAGTGGTTCTGTTCTGATCGGTTCACGCCCGATCAAGGATTTCAGGAAAAAGATCGCGTATGTGCCGCAAAGGTCCAATATCGATTGGAATTTTCCAATCATCGTTAAAGATACGGTGCTTCTGGGAACGTATCCGAATGTCGGATTATTGCATCGTCCCAAAAAATCGGATAAGGAATGGGCGATGGAATGTCTGAGACGTGTCGGGATGGAAGATTTCGCCGAAAGGCAAATCGGCGAATTGTCGGGTGGGCAGCAGCAACGCGTCTTTCTTGCGAGAGCACTTGCCCAAAAGGCAGATTATTTTTTCTTGGATGAACCGTTCGTCGGCATCGATGTCTCCAGTGAGGAAGTCATCATTAATATATTGAAGAGTCTGAAAGCGGAAGGTAAGATCGTCTTTGTGGTGCATCATGACTTGTCGAAGGTGAGATATTATTTCAATGAGCTAGTTTTGATCAATAAAGAATTGATCGATGCAGGTCCTGTCAACCAAGTGTTCCAGCCGAACAAAATGTCCAAAGCGTATCAGCGTAGCTTTTCGATGCTAGGAGATTTGGAGGTTACGGTGTAA
- a CDS encoding metal ABC transporter permease: protein MDFINDLMNYGFLQKAFATSVMVGIICGIIGSFIVLRGMALMGDAISHAVLPGVAISYMLGVNYFYGAVFTGVLTALGIGVISQNSRVKNDSSIGIGFSAAFAFGIILITRAGSATDLTQILFGNVLSVRSSDMWLTLVIGSLVILVVVLFFKELLISSFDETMAAAYGLKVRIIHYGIMFLLTLVTVASLQTVGVILVVSMLITPASTAYLLTNRLSVMVVLSAFFGALSAIIGLYVSFLYNMPSGPVIALAATSLFVLAFLFSPKQGVVWRALRSNGKQKMMVS, encoded by the coding sequence ATGGACTTTATTAATGATTTGATGAATTATGGATTCCTCCAAAAAGCCTTTGCCACTTCCGTAATGGTTGGTATCATCTGCGGAATCATCGGCAGTTTCATTGTTTTGCGCGGTATGGCATTAATGGGAGATGCCATTTCCCATGCGGTCCTGCCGGGAGTCGCAATCTCTTATATGCTGGGCGTCAATTACTTTTATGGTGCGGTCTTCACCGGCGTTTTAACAGCTCTTGGCATCGGTGTGATCAGCCAAAACAGCCGTGTGAAAAACGATTCTTCCATCGGCATCGGATTTTCCGCGGCCTTTGCATTCGGAATCATACTGATCACGAGAGCAGGAAGTGCGACTGATTTGACTCAAATCCTATTTGGTAATGTGTTATCCGTCCGGTCTTCTGACATGTGGCTTACTTTAGTAATTGGCAGTCTCGTCATTCTGGTCGTAGTGTTATTCTTCAAGGAACTGCTTATTTCCAGTTTCGATGAAACGATGGCAGCGGCGTATGGTTTAAAAGTGCGAATAATTCATTATGGAATCATGTTCTTACTGACATTAGTGACGGTAGCTTCTTTGCAGACAGTGGGTGTCATTTTGGTCGTGTCCATGTTGATCACCCCGGCGTCTACTGCGTATTTATTGACGAATCGGTTGTCGGTCATGGTAGTGTTGTCCGCATTCTTTGGAGCGCTTTCTGCCATTATCGGCCTGTATGTCAGCTTCTTGTACAATATGCCATCCGGACCGGTCATCGCATTGGCGGCAACGTCTTTATTTGTCCTGGCATTTTTGTTTTCGCCGAAACAGGGAGTTGTATGGAGAGCGCTGCGATCAAACGGAAAACAGAAAATGATGGTGTCCTAA
- a CDS encoding metal ABC transporter solute-binding protein, Zn/Mn family — protein sequence MRKLAMWFGVSLLAVFLLAACGNGNTGEGNQQGKNPDNDTAAATGDSKDDKLKVVTSFTIIADMARQIGGDAVDVYNLVPSGTDPHEYEPLPDDIKAATDADILFYNGLNLEGGKEGWFFKMIGTVGQKEENVFSVTERVEPMYLTNEDGREEEINPHAFIDPAVGIKMAEDMRNVLVKRHPSKSDEIQERGDEYVARLKELDEEYETRIADIPEEDRILVTSERAFQYMTTHYGLYEAYIWEIDTEENGSPTQIKNLVTFIKENEVPVLFLESNVDPRPMETVSKETGVPIAEKAIYSDEIGNPGDEIDTYVKYLDYNINLIHDELSKN from the coding sequence ATGAGAAAATTAGCGATGTGGTTTGGTGTATCCTTGCTCGCTGTCTTTTTACTGGCAGCTTGCGGCAATGGAAACACAGGAGAGGGAAATCAGCAAGGCAAAAATCCAGACAATGATACAGCCGCTGCAACAGGGGACTCTAAAGACGATAAACTGAAAGTTGTCACGTCGTTCACGATTATCGCCGATATGGCAAGACAGATCGGCGGGGATGCGGTCGACGTGTACAACTTGGTGCCAAGTGGTACAGATCCCCATGAATATGAACCGTTACCGGATGATATCAAGGCCGCTACCGATGCCGATATACTTTTTTATAACGGTTTGAATTTGGAAGGCGGGAAAGAGGGTTGGTTCTTTAAAATGATTGGAACCGTCGGCCAAAAAGAAGAAAATGTCTTTAGTGTAACGGAACGTGTTGAGCCGATGTATTTGACGAATGAAGATGGAAGAGAAGAAGAAATCAACCCACATGCTTTCATCGACCCGGCTGTCGGTATTAAAATGGCGGAAGATATGCGGAATGTGCTTGTCAAAAGACATCCTTCCAAGAGTGATGAAATACAAGAGCGCGGCGATGAGTATGTAGCGCGTTTGAAAGAATTGGATGAAGAATATGAAACACGCATTGCCGACATCCCGGAAGAAGATCGGATTTTGGTGACTAGTGAAAGGGCATTCCAATATATGACCACGCATTATGGTCTGTATGAAGCATATATTTGGGAAATCGACACAGAAGAAAACGGCTCACCCACTCAAATCAAAAACCTTGTGACATTTATCAAAGAAAATGAAGTGCCGGTCCTGTTCCTGGAGTCCAACGTCGACCCTCGTCCGATGGAGACGGTCTCCAAAGAAACCGGTGTGCCGATTGCGGAGAAGGCTATCTATTCAGATGAGATCGGCAACCCTGGGGATGAGATCGATACGTATGTAAAATATTTGGATTACAATATTAACCTTATCCATGATGAATTGAGCAAGAATTAA